One genomic segment of Ferrimonas sp. YFM includes these proteins:
- a CDS encoding zinc-dependent metalloprotease: MFKRIAIAAAVAAALTGCGTEDRPYDKFERPAEEISTASLDTESLWLFMPSTGAAPRYAMTQRGFFQGDPKLVTLRFDEFNGIYAEEVDRDKLSMDGESRWDSDINKAPVLKIPGEFREYRCALNAYDECTNKEEINKDEDREWTDATHFVPDYEKVATLAHDSLTWYTASNVEETAEPRIVSYEYNAEEGVINVELERTFTADPEDQYQFGNDPKNLSFKTRFFYSLVKLDKLVTPDYQPIYYQGRDRAFYGFFEDSKEQRTATGETNVQGSVFSLLNRFAPNQDSIDYYLSDSYHDEGNELYKRVTMESIADINKSLEGTGVPPIRIVNPDSKAGVHTGDLRYNVLNLITDPVDNGLLGYGPSATNPLTGEIVHAHVNQYAGVIRGATRAMWTQLVMRYNRQEIARPDEYKPETQEPADTNTEENLEVKAFRDMLAADMGAPIGVPELADSEIAQVAGSTMDTQLAGHNHAAEKTWNTQHKDLAIQSFNKHQQYLDMLAEQNAYAVEFMWLSTQSKGLIEGIDYLEGGYFANEENTELKAWDDLTAAQQSEVSDAIAAHMFRSTLIHELGHNLGLRHNFMGSVDKANFYSEAEAKAKGMEKVPAYSSIMDYAASIFDELPTYGKYDIAALRFGYGRQVEADLSTTAIDEETNQPKTTTEKKYLSLAKLDSELAEDFNAYPRGIVQQIRDNYLESDELKNIDLGDNQTLGLTLYNFCTDEHTTTSVLCNRFDEGTNIKELTDFRIQRYYDSYDTMNRRNGRQSFYQFHQYNYFLSRWDQFLNIRDVIENVEEIDYLFARYLGVSNTNGRVFSEIYANSCRGVPRDTMTSNLRNLCDTYDAAVTAADFFIDVMTQPDKVCELEEIAPGVPNRYRFATLSDLWRTYGPGMSDNRDIPTSCYDDELVEVLANQQNKIVVRSETRDGRIQASLQANNPHQSSVASVDLLGAWPDKLLAAQMLVRRDSPFVDTENSSLALIDIEGKVEDIYSHLSYLAGNPTARQPVFVDKDGEYVETVDRYVPSLGKMIDQSPSYLWPMKHFFGFTDQDYYDLWYDPATPDTPTPEFRALLNNLHRYAWAKEYGLSDNALGLIDAIGLRRAGPYVDTEGAITFSWKADNFVATRRNLLAQAMATRALYGDEQKPQVERLGGVGYRVRNALNVFRAARDHHEARLIAIADADALKLMQETTGFARFFLLRNNFKEYEIVRNQGQDNETTFKCRRLELDSETEAQRLNRKCNSQESLENALQSIDRIDDARLTEIYNLATTFGDAIESNNQYSTYRKDAEVYDYDPQLLRLWSTNEYVDYRRAFEQFPLFN; the protein is encoded by the coding sequence ATGTTTAAACGGATCGCCATTGCCGCCGCAGTGGCCGCCGCCCTCACCGGCTGCGGCACTGAAGACAGGCCTTACGACAAATTTGAGAGGCCTGCCGAAGAGATCTCCACTGCCTCTTTGGACACCGAATCCCTCTGGCTGTTTATGCCCTCCACCGGTGCCGCCCCCAGATATGCCATGACTCAGCGTGGCTTCTTCCAGGGCGACCCCAAGCTGGTCACCCTGCGCTTTGACGAGTTCAACGGCATCTACGCCGAAGAGGTGGACCGCGATAAGCTGTCCATGGATGGCGAGAGCCGCTGGGACTCGGACATCAACAAAGCCCCGGTTCTGAAAATTCCCGGTGAATTCCGTGAATACCGCTGTGCCCTCAACGCCTATGATGAGTGCACCAACAAAGAAGAGATCAACAAAGACGAAGACCGCGAGTGGACCGACGCCACTCACTTCGTGCCGGACTACGAAAAGGTTGCCACCCTGGCTCATGACAGCCTGACCTGGTACACCGCCAGCAACGTGGAAGAGACCGCCGAACCTCGTATCGTCTCCTACGAGTACAACGCTGAAGAGGGCGTGATCAACGTCGAGTTGGAGCGCACCTTTACCGCAGACCCAGAAGATCAGTACCAGTTCGGCAATGACCCGAAGAACCTGTCCTTCAAGACCCGCTTCTTCTACTCCCTGGTGAAGCTGGACAAGCTTGTCACCCCGGATTACCAGCCCATCTACTACCAGGGCCGTGACCGTGCCTTCTACGGCTTCTTCGAGGACAGCAAAGAGCAGCGTACCGCCACAGGTGAAACCAATGTTCAAGGCAGTGTATTCAGCCTGCTGAACCGCTTTGCCCCCAATCAGGACAGCATCGACTACTACCTGAGCGACAGCTACCACGATGAAGGCAACGAGCTGTACAAGCGCGTCACCATGGAGAGCATCGCCGACATCAATAAGTCGCTGGAAGGCACCGGGGTACCGCCGATTCGCATCGTCAATCCGGACAGCAAAGCGGGCGTTCATACCGGAGACCTGCGCTACAACGTACTGAACCTGATCACCGACCCTGTAGACAATGGCCTGCTGGGTTACGGCCCCTCCGCCACCAACCCGCTGACCGGTGAAATCGTTCACGCCCACGTCAACCAGTACGCCGGCGTCATCCGCGGCGCCACCCGCGCCATGTGGACCCAACTGGTGATGCGCTACAACCGTCAGGAGATTGCCCGTCCTGACGAATACAAGCCGGAGACTCAGGAGCCTGCCGACACAAATACCGAAGAAAACCTCGAGGTTAAGGCGTTCCGCGACATGCTAGCCGCAGACATGGGCGCTCCTATTGGTGTTCCAGAGTTGGCTGACAGCGAGATTGCCCAGGTTGCCGGCAGCACCATGGACACTCAACTGGCTGGCCACAACCACGCCGCAGAGAAAACCTGGAACACCCAGCACAAAGATCTGGCGATTCAATCTTTCAACAAGCATCAGCAGTATCTGGATATGCTCGCCGAACAGAATGCTTACGCGGTGGAGTTCATGTGGCTGAGCACCCAGTCCAAAGGATTGATTGAAGGCATCGATTATCTGGAGGGTGGCTACTTCGCCAACGAAGAGAACACCGAGCTGAAAGCCTGGGACGACTTGACCGCAGCCCAGCAGTCAGAGGTCAGCGACGCCATCGCCGCCCACATGTTCCGCTCCACCCTTATCCACGAACTGGGCCACAACTTGGGCCTGCGCCACAACTTTATGGGTTCAGTGGACAAAGCCAACTTCTACTCTGAAGCCGAAGCCAAGGCCAAGGGTATGGAGAAGGTGCCTGCCTACAGCTCCATCATGGACTACGCGGCCTCCATCTTCGATGAGCTGCCGACCTATGGTAAGTACGACATCGCCGCCCTGCGTTTCGGTTACGGCCGCCAGGTCGAAGCGGACCTGAGCACCACAGCCATCGATGAAGAGACCAACCAGCCCAAGACCACCACAGAGAAGAAGTACCTCTCTTTGGCCAAGCTGGACAGCGAACTGGCTGAGGACTTCAACGCCTACCCTCGGGGCATCGTCCAGCAGATACGAGACAACTATCTGGAGAGCGACGAACTTAAAAATATCGATCTCGGTGACAACCAGACTTTGGGCCTGACTCTGTACAACTTCTGTACCGACGAGCACACCACCACCTCGGTGCTGTGTAACCGCTTCGATGAAGGCACCAACATCAAAGAGCTGACCGATTTCCGCATTCAGCGCTACTACGACAGCTACGACACCATGAACCGTCGTAACGGCCGTCAGAGCTTCTACCAGTTCCATCAGTACAACTACTTCCTGAGCCGCTGGGATCAGTTCCTGAATATTCGTGACGTGATTGAAAACGTCGAAGAAATTGACTACCTGTTTGCCCGTTACCTGGGGGTCAGCAACACCAACGGTCGTGTCTTCAGTGAGATCTACGCCAACAGCTGCCGCGGTGTGCCTCGTGACACCATGACCAGCAACCTGCGTAACCTGTGTGATACCTACGACGCCGCAGTCACCGCTGCCGATTTCTTCATCGATGTAATGACTCAGCCTGACAAGGTGTGTGAACTGGAAGAGATCGCCCCAGGGGTACCTAACCGTTACCGCTTCGCCACCCTGTCCGACCTGTGGCGCACCTACGGCCCGGGCATGTCCGACAACCGCGACATACCCACTAGCTGTTACGACGACGAGCTGGTAGAGGTTCTGGCCAATCAGCAGAACAAGATCGTGGTCCGCTCCGAGACCCGAGATGGCCGTATCCAGGCTAGTCTGCAGGCCAACAACCCGCACCAGAGCTCTGTTGCTTCTGTCGACCTGCTGGGCGCCTGGCCTGACAAACTGCTGGCTGCCCAGATGCTGGTGCGCCGCGACAGCCCCTTCGTAGACACCGAGAACTCCAGCTTGGCGCTGATCGACATCGAAGGTAAGGTGGAAGATATCTACAGCCACCTCTCCTACTTGGCCGGCAACCCCACAGCCCGCCAGCCGGTGTTTGTGGACAAGGATGGCGAGTATGTGGAGACCGTCGATCGCTACGTGCCCAGCCTGGGCAAGATGATTGACCAGTCGCCCTCCTACCTGTGGCCGATGAAGCACTTCTTCGGTTTCACCGATCAGGACTACTATGACCTTTGGTACGACCCAGCCACACCCGATACGCCGACCCCTGAATTCCGTGCGCTATTGAACAACCTGCACAGATACGCCTGGGCGAAAGAGTATGGTCTGAGCGACAACGCCCTGGGCCTGATCGACGCCATTGGCCTGCGCAGGGCCGGTCCTTACGTGGACACCGAGGGCGCCATCACCTTCTCCTGGAAGGCAGACAACTTTGTGGCCACCCGCCGCAACCTGCTGGCCCAGGCCATGGCTACCCGCGCCCTCTACGGTGACGAGCAAAAGCCCCAGGTTGAACGCCTTGGTGGTGTTGGCTACCGGGTACGCAACGCCCTGAATGTGTTCCGAGCTGCCCGTGACCACCACGAAGCACGCCTGATCGCCATCGCCGATGCGGACGCTCTGAAGCTGATGCAGGAAACCACCGGGTTTGCCCGCTTCTTCCTGCTACGCAACAACTTCAAGGAGTATGAGATTGTTCGCAACCAGGGCCAGGATAACGAGACCACCTTTAAGTGTCGTCGCCTGGAACTGGACAGCGAAACCGAAGCCCAGCGCCTGAACCGCAAGTGTAACTCCCAGGAGTCTCTGGAGAACGCCCTGCAGTCCATCGACCGCATCGATGACGCCCGTCTGACGGAGATCTACAACCTGGCCACCACCTTCGGCGACGCCATCGAGTCCAACAATCAGTACTCCACCTACCGCAAGGATGCCGAGGTCTACGACTACGACCCTCAGCTGCTGCGCCTTTGGAGCACCAACGAGTACGTGGATTATCGTCGTGCCTTCGAGCAGTTCCCTCTGTTCAACTAG